Proteins from a single region of Bacillus sp. SM2101:
- a CDS encoding GNAT family N-acetyltransferase — MKYTSSLDGVTHEMLEGFFVDWSNPPSPETHLRLLTNSYKVIIAIDETNNQVVGFITAISDGILSAYIPLLEVLPAYKNKGVGKELVTRMLQELNDMYMIDVMCDEDLQPYYEKFGMIRSSGLIIRNYNKQSGRG, encoded by the coding sequence TTGAAATATACATCGTCACTTGATGGAGTTACTCATGAAATGCTGGAAGGTTTTTTTGTAGATTGGTCGAATCCGCCTAGTCCAGAAACACATTTAAGGTTGTTGACAAATAGCTATAAAGTTATCATTGCGATAGATGAAACAAATAATCAAGTTGTTGGATTTATTACAGCTATAAGTGATGGCATTCTTTCTGCTTACATTCCTTTACTAGAAGTGTTGCCGGCATACAAAAACAAAGGGGTTGGAAAGGAATTAGTCACGAGAATGCTACAAGAGCTTAATGACATGTACATGATAGACGTGATGTGTGATGAGGACCTTCAGCCTTACTATGAAAAGTTTGGCATGATAAGGTCTAGTGGTTTGATAATAAGAAACTATAATAAGCAATCAGGTAGAGGTTAA
- a CDS encoding GNAT family N-acetyltransferase — protein sequence MADEVCIRPIKREELQSLLHLYTHLNSDDPELSATDIAPLWKQICCNPHTYYIVADKNGQLVASCVLNIIMNLTRSARPYGLIENVVTHSNYRRKGYGTKVLQAALDIAWEQNCYKVMLLTGSKKEETLSFYERAGFKKGIKTGFIATP from the coding sequence ATGGCTGATGAAGTTTGCATAAGACCAATAAAACGTGAAGAATTACAATCATTATTACATTTGTATACACATTTGAATTCAGATGATCCAGAACTATCTGCTACCGATATAGCACCTTTATGGAAACAAATTTGCTGTAACCCTCATACATACTATATCGTTGCAGATAAAAATGGTCAGCTAGTTGCATCATGTGTACTAAACATTATAATGAATTTGACGAGGAGCGCACGTCCTTATGGCTTAATAGAAAATGTGGTTACTCACAGTAATTATAGACGTAAAGGGTATGGAACGAAGGTATTGCAGGCAGCGTTGGACATTGCATGGGAACAAAACTGTTATAAAGTGATGCTCCTTACCGGCTCCAAAAAAGAAGAGACATTATCTTTTTACGAACGTGCAGGGTTTAAAAAAGGGATAAAAACTGGTTTTATCGCTACTCCTTGA
- a CDS encoding DMT family transporter — protein sequence MQGVILSIITGILISIQTVFNARVSERVGSWATTTLVLGLGFIASLPIFYLNNDTSLFQLGNINKLYLFSGVIGVGIVFCIMKGIRHIGPAYAVSVVLVSQFTVALLIDTFGWFGFNTIAITWNKVVGICIILSGIILFKLKR from the coding sequence ATGCAAGGCGTTATATTATCAATCATTACAGGTATATTGATTAGCATTCAAACCGTATTTAATGCAAGAGTTAGTGAACGTGTAGGTTCTTGGGCAACGACTACACTCGTTCTAGGATTAGGCTTCATTGCCTCATTACCCATCTTTTATTTGAATAATGATACTAGTTTATTCCAATTGGGAAATATAAACAAACTCTATCTCTTTAGCGGAGTAATTGGCGTCGGAATAGTATTTTGTATTATGAAAGGTATTCGACATATTGGGCCAGCCTATGCTGTATCTGTTGTTTTAGTATCTCAGTTTACTGTAGCGCTTCTCATTGATACCTTCGGTTGGTTTGGGTTTAATACAATTGCGATTACATGGAATAAAGTAGTCGGCATATGTATTATTCTATCAGGGATCATCCTTTTTAAACTAAAACGATGA
- a CDS encoding cyclic nucleotide-binding domain-containing protein translates to MDKVNNPSLLIQYLNYHQLDSVFSQETQKKMTLHRIVKGETLCTIGDTLNHMYFLVKGKIKIYTISPEGKTRIVRFKKPIAIIGDIEFIKKNKVIYTVEAASDGYLIGVSYEQIRNKEENRVTFVKFLLEIMTHKFFTESQTSSLNILYSVEVRLASYLLSISSDEEGSLFHQEMRTSNLTELADLIGTSYRHLNRVIQKLDEEGVIERRKGAIYVKNLNLLRERAEGNIYE, encoded by the coding sequence ATGGACAAGGTTAATAATCCAAGTTTACTAATACAATATCTTAATTACCATCAGTTGGATTCCGTTTTTTCACAGGAAACCCAAAAGAAGATGACATTACATCGTATCGTTAAAGGAGAGACTTTATGCACAATAGGAGATACATTAAATCATATGTATTTTCTAGTAAAAGGCAAAATTAAAATATATACGATTTCTCCTGAAGGAAAGACAAGGATAGTACGCTTCAAAAAACCTATAGCAATCATTGGAGATATAGAATTTATTAAAAAAAACAAAGTGATTTATACGGTTGAAGCTGCTTCTGATGGCTATTTAATCGGGGTATCGTATGAGCAAATTAGAAATAAAGAGGAGAACCGAGTCACTTTTGTGAAATTTTTACTTGAAATAATGACCCATAAATTTTTTACTGAATCCCAAACATCTAGTTTAAATATACTTTACTCTGTCGAAGTGCGGCTTGCAAGCTATTTACTATCGATTTCATCTGATGAAGAGGGTTCATTATTTCATCAAGAAATGAGAACATCGAACTTGACTGAGCTAGCTGATTTAATTGGGACGAGCTATCGACATTTAAATCGTGTCATTCAAAAACTAGATGAAGAAGGTGTGATAGAGCGTAGAAAAGGTGCAATTTACGTAAAAAACCTTAATCTATTACGTGAACGAGCAGAAGGAAATATTTATGAATAA
- a CDS encoding DMT family transporter has product MKGLLYSLAAGIFITLQGAFNARLSDDLGPWHTTSLIHLIGFIISFVIYLFVRDGQRGGFQKTPFLYLLGGTFGVMIVFGQMTAINLIGPTFAVAVLLIAQLFSAFIIETKGLFEEQKQRITWSKLLGIALMFCGVIVFKI; this is encoded by the coding sequence ATGAAAGGTTTGCTATATTCTCTAGCAGCAGGAATTTTTATAACTTTACAAGGTGCTTTTAATGCCCGGTTAAGTGATGATCTGGGACCATGGCATACGACCTCACTCATTCATTTGATTGGATTTATCATTTCATTCGTCATTTATTTGTTTGTGAGAGATGGACAAAGAGGTGGATTTCAAAAGACACCATTCCTTTACCTTCTAGGTGGAACATTTGGGGTTATGATCGTATTCGGACAAATGACCGCAATCAACCTTATAGGTCCTACTTTTGCTGTTGCAGTACTATTAATAGCTCAGTTATTTTCAGCATTTATTATTGAGACTAAAGGTTTGTTTGAAGAGCAAAAACAGCGCATCACTTGGTCAAAATTGCTTGGAATTGCTTTAATGTTTTGTGGAGTGATTGTCTTTAAAATTTAA
- a CDS encoding metalloregulator ArsR/SmtB family transcription factor, translated as MQLEKIVQFHKVLGDPTRIRILVLLAQGPLHGQAIAGKLGLRPPTITHHVTKLRDLGLIKEKREKNTIYFYLNKKDLEHKSLALINVINHKGEVGMSRDTNNQAILNNFVTSDGKLKTIPAQRKKKLIILEYIIKGLEQGRKYTEREINDHIKQFHDDYATLRRELIMGHYMYREKGIYELNPQEMWAKID; from the coding sequence GTGCAATTAGAAAAAATTGTTCAGTTTCATAAAGTTCTTGGTGATCCGACAAGAATTCGTATTTTAGTCTTGTTGGCACAAGGGCCGTTACATGGTCAAGCAATAGCGGGAAAGTTAGGATTAAGGCCACCGACGATTACTCATCATGTTACTAAATTAAGAGATCTAGGACTCATTAAAGAAAAAAGGGAGAAAAATACGATTTATTTTTATTTAAATAAGAAAGATCTAGAACATAAATCGCTAGCGCTAATAAATGTTATTAACCATAAGGGAGAAGTAGGTATGAGTCGTGATACAAATAATCAAGCAATACTAAACAACTTTGTAACGAGTGATGGGAAATTAAAAACGATACCTGCACAAAGAAAGAAGAAGTTAATTATCTTAGAATATATTATTAAAGGGCTAGAGCAGGGACGAAAGTACACCGAAAGAGAGATTAATGACCATATTAAACAATTTCATGATGATTATGCTACTTTACGTAGAGAGCTTATTATGGGACATTATATGTATAGGGAAAAAGGAATTTATGAATTAAATCCCCAAGAAATGTGGGCAAAAATTGATTAG
- a CDS encoding tripartite tricarboxylate transporter substrate binding protein: MFCTFILLLGACSSNANNDASTGEWQPTKPIEVIAPGGAGGGWDTTARTVSKVLEQEGLVSERMAVVNKPGGGGAVGWAYVNKKKDDNHTIFVTSPPILFVPLNGQSDVGHNDFTPIAGVIADFAAFIVHADSPFNNMNDLVKALKADPQSISVVGDSAPGSMDHLQFVKAVKAAGVDIKQLKYVSAQDGSGMSMLLGNKVDVYSTGLAEATEQAKAGKVKVLAITAPERLEGEIVSEFPTLKDQGIDDEFVVWRGFMGTPDMDPIATKYYETAIKNMMETEAWKEQRDNFGWKDNFMSGKEFKVFLDKEYETMEKLMKEIGLAN; encoded by the coding sequence ATGTTCTGTACATTTATATTACTGTTGGGTGCTTGTAGTAGTAATGCAAATAATGATGCGTCTACAGGTGAATGGCAACCAACTAAACCGATTGAAGTTATTGCTCCAGGTGGTGCTGGTGGTGGATGGGATACTACTGCACGTACTGTTTCAAAAGTTCTAGAACAAGAAGGGTTAGTAAGTGAACGTATGGCAGTTGTGAATAAACCTGGTGGTGGAGGTGCAGTGGGGTGGGCGTATGTAAACAAGAAAAAGGATGATAATCATACAATTTTCGTTACGTCACCACCTATTTTGTTTGTCCCATTAAATGGTCAATCAGATGTAGGTCATAATGATTTTACTCCCATTGCTGGGGTGATTGCTGATTTTGCAGCTTTTATTGTTCACGCAGATTCACCTTTTAATAATATGAATGACCTAGTGAAAGCCTTAAAGGCAGATCCCCAATCAATTTCTGTTGTTGGTGATTCTGCTCCAGGAAGCATGGATCATTTGCAGTTTGTAAAAGCTGTAAAGGCTGCTGGTGTTGATATAAAGCAATTAAAATATGTATCTGCACAGGATGGTAGTGGAATGAGCATGTTGCTTGGTAATAAGGTTGATGTGTATTCTACTGGATTGGCTGAAGCAACTGAACAAGCGAAAGCAGGAAAGGTCAAAGTATTGGCGATAACGGCCCCAGAGCGTCTTGAAGGGGAGATTGTTTCGGAATTCCCTACATTAAAAGATCAAGGAATAGATGATGAGTTTGTAGTTTGGCGTGGCTTTATGGGAACACCTGATATGGACCCTATAGCAACAAAATATTATGAAACAGCTATTAAAAATATGATGGAGACTGAGGCTTGGAAGGAGCAAAGAGATAATTTTGGCTGGAAAGATAATTTTATGAGCGGTAAAGAATTTAAAGTATTTCTAGATAAAGAATATGAAACGATGGAAAAGCTTATGAAAGAAATTGGTCTTGCTAATTAG
- a CDS encoding tripartite tricarboxylate transporter TctB family protein, producing the protein MDRKLSLICIAIATCYLFLSYRLPEYPYAIMDADVIPKGLGFLLVILAFLLFLQNKQETEQEREKRNVDPKEIRMLLVVLIIIIIYIFLLEIIGFVINTFLFLLVLIRLLGYKKWLSNTLVSIILPIVIYFAFNYLLKIYLPQGILPF; encoded by the coding sequence ATGGATCGTAAACTTTCATTGATATGTATTGCAATTGCTACTTGCTATTTGTTTTTAAGCTACCGGCTTCCAGAATATCCGTACGCTATTATGGATGCTGATGTCATTCCAAAAGGACTAGGGTTTTTGCTTGTCATTCTTGCTTTCTTGCTTTTTCTTCAAAATAAGCAAGAGACGGAACAAGAGCGGGAAAAGAGGAATGTTGATCCAAAGGAAATTCGCATGCTACTTGTTGTTCTTATCATCATAATTATTTATATTTTTTTACTCGAGATAATTGGATTTGTTATTAATACGTTTTTATTTTTGCTAGTACTCATACGGTTATTAGGATATAAAAAATGGTTAAGTAATACGCTTGTCTCAATCATTTTACCTATAGTCATTTATTTTGCATTTAATTACCTGCTCAAAATTTACTTACCTCAAGGAATCTTACCATTCTAG
- a CDS encoding tripartite tricarboxylate transporter permease, whose protein sequence is MEGLDSLLYGFDVALSWTNILYAFVGVLAGTIIGMLPGLGPISAIAIMIPLSYGMEAASALILMAGVYYGAVFGGSTSSILLNAPGVSGTVATSFDGYPLAKQGKAGKALAIAAISSFSGGTMGVIALMLIAPLMARVAITFGPTEYFALMLLGLTAISSLSEGSTIKALISATVGMMVATVGMEQQTGTQRFTFDSINLIEGIDFLIIALGLFALSEVCSLILSRHQKSNEKTSVGKLTITKQEAKEISGPIARHSILGFLLGVLPGAGATIASFMSYITEKRIAKNPSSFGKGNLKGIAAPETSNNAATSGAFVPLLTLGIPGSGTTAVLLGALMVVGVQPGPLMLQDHPDVFWGVIASMYIGNIFLLVLNLPLIPFIAKILYIPKQMLISLIIVFCLIGVYGVSFNTFDLYLLIAFGVLGYMMRLYSFPAPPFILAFILGGMMEQYFSQALTISNGHYSTFIESPITIILLSLSLLSLCIPFIQSRVKNNYNGINKGV, encoded by the coding sequence ATGGAAGGTTTAGATAGCTTATTATATGGATTTGATGTAGCACTCTCATGGACGAATATACTATATGCATTTGTTGGTGTATTAGCAGGGACGATTATTGGTATGTTACCAGGATTAGGTCCTATTAGCGCCATTGCAATAATGATTCCTCTTAGTTATGGTATGGAAGCTGCATCTGCCTTAATATTGATGGCTGGCGTGTATTATGGAGCTGTATTTGGTGGCTCAACATCATCAATATTATTAAATGCCCCTGGCGTATCTGGAACAGTCGCAACATCTTTTGATGGTTACCCACTCGCAAAGCAAGGAAAAGCAGGAAAAGCCTTAGCAATTGCTGCAATTTCTTCTTTTTCAGGGGGGACGATGGGCGTTATTGCTTTAATGTTAATTGCTCCATTAATGGCACGTGTAGCAATTACTTTCGGACCAACTGAATATTTTGCATTAATGTTATTAGGATTGACAGCCATCTCAAGTTTATCAGAAGGATCAACAATTAAGGCATTAATTTCCGCAACAGTAGGTATGATGGTGGCTACGGTCGGCATGGAGCAACAAACCGGAACACAGCGCTTTACTTTTGATAGTATAAATCTAATAGAAGGGATCGACTTTCTTATTATAGCTTTAGGATTATTTGCTCTATCTGAAGTTTGTTCTTTAATTTTGTCACGACATCAAAAATCAAATGAAAAAACGAGTGTCGGAAAATTAACGATAACAAAACAAGAGGCAAAAGAAATCTCGGGGCCAATTGCGAGACATTCTATACTTGGCTTTTTACTCGGAGTATTACCTGGCGCGGGGGCTACAATTGCTTCGTTCATGTCTTATATTACTGAGAAACGGATAGCGAAGAATCCCTCTTCCTTTGGCAAAGGGAACTTGAAAGGGATAGCTGCTCCTGAAACTTCTAACAATGCAGCAACGAGTGGTGCATTCGTTCCATTGCTAACGTTAGGAATCCCTGGGTCAGGTACAACAGCTGTTTTACTTGGGGCACTTATGGTAGTTGGTGTCCAGCCTGGTCCACTAATGCTACAAGATCATCCCGATGTCTTTTGGGGAGTTATAGCTAGTATGTATATTGGTAATATCTTTTTATTAGTATTAAATTTACCGTTAATTCCTTTTATCGCGAAAATTTTGTACATCCCAAAACAGATGCTAATCTCTTTGATCATTGTATTTTGTTTAATTGGTGTTTATGGGGTGAGTTTTAATACATTCGACTTATATTTACTAATTGCATTTGGTGTTCTTGGTTATATGATGCGTCTCTACTCTTTTCCAGCACCGCCGTTTATTTTAGCTTTTATATTAGGAGGGATGATGGAACAATATTTCAGTCAAGCATTAACAATTTCTAACGGACATTATAGTACTTTTATAGAAAGCCCGATAACAATCATTTTATTAAGTTTATCTTTGCTTTCGCTATGTATTCCATTTATTCAAAGTCGGGTGAAAAATAATTATAATGGCATAAATAAGGGTGTGTAA
- a CDS encoding response regulator — protein MSEIKVLIVEDDTRIAEINRRFTEKISNFIVCGIATNSEEAYELLEILHPDLVLLDVYFPGEDGMDLLWYIRRHYRNTDVIMITAAKEAAKVQDAIRGGAIDYIIKPIIFPRFKDTLEKYKVYKQQIENTIMFEQQDVDDLFRSIRKDDQQQLTPKGIDPLTLTKVLDEVGSYDKGITAEELGQDIGVSRTTARRYLEYLVSVDKVRADLTYGTVGRPERRYFTI, from the coding sequence ATGAGTGAAATCAAGGTACTTATTGTGGAGGATGATACGCGTATAGCAGAGATCAATCGACGCTTTACTGAAAAGATTTCAAATTTTATTGTATGCGGTATCGCAACAAATTCGGAAGAAGCTTATGAATTATTAGAAATATTACATCCAGATCTTGTTTTGCTAGATGTTTATTTTCCTGGAGAAGATGGAATGGACTTGCTATGGTATATTAGAAGACATTACCGAAATACAGATGTAATCATGATAACGGCCGCAAAAGAAGCAGCAAAGGTTCAGGATGCTATAAGAGGCGGAGCAATTGATTATATTATTAAACCAATTATTTTCCCAAGATTTAAAGATACATTAGAAAAATATAAAGTTTATAAGCAACAAATCGAAAATACTATTATGTTTGAACAGCAAGATGTAGATGATTTATTTCGTTCAATTAGAAAAGATGATCAACAACAATTAACACCGAAAGGAATAGATCCTTTAACACTAACCAAAGTGTTGGATGAAGTGGGCTCATATGATAAAGGAATAACTGCCGAAGAATTAGGACAAGATATCGGCGTCAGTCGTACGACAGCCCGCCGATATTTAGAATATTTAGTTTCTGTTGATAAAGTTAGGGCTGACCTTACCTATGGAACTGTTGGAAGGCCTGAACGTAGATATTTTACTATTTAG
- a CDS encoding sensor histidine kinase: MKSIKSLQLQTKMALLIVLLLMFILIIAGTLFNSMLSESIESQIGKRALAVSKTVSSIQKISDAFELENPSIIIQPLVEKIRVQTGAEFIVVGNQDGIRYSHPIQDRIGKHMVGGDNDRALLLGESYVSQAVGTLGPSIRGKVPIVDEDGSVIGIVSVGFLTEDVQVIIQEYKTKVIILIIIVLAIGILGAVSIATNFKNQIFGLEPREIAQLFIEKNAILESIHEGIIAINHEGKITLANQKAYQILALSPSELIVGKQIQQILPHTKMLEVLETSESHYNDELQIGNYDTIVNRIPIFTNNHISGVVASFRKKTEIDQLSNELSQVQQYTEILRAQTHEYSNKLYTIAGLIQLESHQEALDLIQSETSGYQNLVHFLMKAVPNTLISALILGKYNRAHELKVNFVVHNDSSLKDIPTTIQKEKLVTILGNLLENSFEAVLELPPKDRVVQLFMTDIGHDIIFEVEDSGNGIPKNMEEKIFTKGFSTKKNSNRGYGLHLVEKAVDNLQGYITLSKSNLGGANFTVVVPKAKGETKHE, translated from the coding sequence ATGAAATCGATAAAGTCACTTCAACTTCAAACAAAAATGGCTTTATTAATTGTTTTATTATTAATGTTTATTCTAATCATTGCCGGAACCTTATTTAATTCGATGTTGTCAGAAAGTATAGAAAGCCAAATTGGGAAACGAGCATTGGCTGTCTCTAAAACAGTTTCATCTATCCAGAAAATTTCTGATGCTTTTGAGCTTGAGAATCCTTCTATTATCATTCAACCACTTGTAGAAAAGATTAGAGTACAAACTGGTGCTGAATTCATAGTAGTAGGAAATCAGGATGGTATTCGTTACTCCCATCCAATTCAAGATCGAATTGGGAAACATATGGTAGGTGGTGATAATGATCGCGCGTTACTACTTGGAGAATCTTATGTTTCTCAAGCAGTAGGGACATTAGGTCCTTCCATCCGAGGTAAAGTCCCCATAGTTGATGAAGATGGCTCTGTTATAGGAATTGTGTCTGTAGGTTTTTTAACTGAAGACGTACAAGTCATTATCCAAGAGTATAAAACAAAAGTGATCATTTTAATTATTATCGTGCTAGCAATTGGTATTTTAGGTGCAGTTTCTATCGCTACAAATTTCAAAAACCAAATTTTTGGTTTAGAGCCAAGAGAGATCGCACAGTTATTTATAGAAAAGAATGCCATCCTCGAATCAATACATGAAGGTATTATAGCAATTAATCATGAAGGGAAAATCACATTAGCCAATCAAAAGGCGTATCAAATTTTAGCTTTATCTCCATCTGAACTAATAGTAGGAAAACAAATTCAACAAATTTTACCACATACAAAAATGCTGGAAGTACTTGAAACAAGTGAAAGTCACTATAATGATGAATTACAAATTGGAAATTATGATACGATTGTTAATAGAATACCTATTTTCACTAACAATCATATAAGCGGAGTTGTCGCAAGCTTCAGAAAAAAAACCGAAATTGACCAATTATCGAATGAGCTCTCTCAAGTTCAACAGTATACGGAAATACTTCGTGCACAAACTCATGAGTATTCAAACAAACTTTATACAATAGCAGGATTAATTCAGTTGGAATCACATCAAGAAGCACTTGATTTAATACAGTCGGAGACGTCAGGGTACCAAAATTTAGTTCACTTTTTAATGAAAGCGGTTCCTAATACTCTTATATCAGCTTTAATTCTAGGAAAGTATAATCGGGCGCATGAGTTGAAAGTAAATTTTGTAGTTCATAATGATAGTAGTTTAAAAGATATCCCTACTACCATTCAGAAAGAAAAATTAGTTACCATTTTAGGTAACCTACTTGAAAATTCCTTCGAAGCAGTTCTTGAATTACCTCCAAAAGACAGAGTCGTACAATTATTTATGACAGATATTGGACACGATATCATTTTTGAAGTTGAAGACTCAGGAAATGGCATACCAAAAAATATGGAGGAGAAAATTTTCACTAAAGGCTTTAGTACAAAAAAGAATTCAAACAGAGGTTATGGCTTACACTTAGTAGAAAAAGCCGTGGACAATTTACAAGGGTATATAACTTTGTCAAAAAGCAACTTAGGTGGGGCAAACTTTACAGTGGTTGTTCCAAAAGCCAAAGGAGAGACAAAACATGAGTGA
- a CDS encoding tetratricopeptide repeat protein produces the protein MSTLQKAIKLREEGHLESSKELMLKLVDEEPNNPTVLYQCAWSHDVLGLEVEAVPYYVKALGTGLAGEDKRGALLGLGSTYRTIGEYQLAKETLENGLKEFPHANEFYPFYAMALHNLGHHKESMEVLLCNLAELTNDEGIKQYQKAIIFYADKLDKVWT, from the coding sequence ATGTCTACATTACAAAAAGCAATTAAGCTGAGGGAAGAAGGTCATTTAGAGTCTTCAAAGGAGTTAATGCTAAAGCTTGTTGATGAAGAGCCTAACAATCCAACAGTGCTATATCAATGCGCTTGGTCACATGATGTACTTGGACTTGAAGTTGAAGCGGTCCCTTATTATGTGAAAGCACTAGGAACTGGTTTAGCTGGCGAAGACAAAAGGGGAGCATTGTTAGGGTTAGGGAGCACATATAGAACGATAGGTGAATACCAGCTAGCAAAAGAAACGTTAGAAAATGGATTGAAAGAATTCCCACATGCAAATGAATTTTATCCTTTTTATGCTATGGCTTTACACAATTTGGGACATCACAAAGAATCAATGGAAGTATTATTGTGTAACCTGGCTGAATTAACGAATGATGAGGGTATTAAGCAATATCAAAAGGCTATTATCTTTTATGCAGATAAACTAGATAAAGTATGGACCTGA
- a CDS encoding DUF4129 domain-containing protein, with the protein MEGKAFNQGALLYIPFLFVVALFLNIPVIEAAAISIVSVWRLLIHLKLRKWESFEKHMIVSMLVIPIVLVLNKPEMLYLLVVQVLFFPIVRRENNELSGGQTANRLWGLLSLLIVITIVFVGKIIIPMIYKVVTLVIAYVATGAFIAISWIVSKLPLPPLTIPELFETEGKEEETLVQLVQNSINQDATGNNTFIYVLIVIIVGLVIYLLFKRKAHATNDPSHKVQPLAINNDVSHTTIMYGRGMYSSHGNRMIRKRFDRLEHHMAKKGRGRKVNETVHEWLHRLDINHIHVAEFEAIYKKARYGEVDVSKKEKQQFTQTIKEIKSHSS; encoded by the coding sequence ATGGAGGGAAAAGCCTTTAATCAAGGCGCCTTATTATACATCCCATTTCTATTTGTTGTTGCCTTATTTCTTAATATCCCAGTAATTGAAGCAGCTGCAATCTCTATCGTTTCTGTTTGGAGGCTTCTAATTCATCTTAAATTAAGAAAATGGGAAAGTTTTGAGAAGCATATGATCGTTTCGATGTTAGTCATCCCTATTGTATTAGTATTAAACAAACCCGAAATGTTGTATTTATTAGTAGTACAGGTATTATTCTTCCCAATCGTTAGGCGGGAAAATAATGAACTGTCAGGAGGTCAGACGGCGAACCGGTTATGGGGATTACTTTCTCTATTAATCGTAATTACGATCGTTTTTGTTGGTAAAATTATTATTCCGATGATTTATAAAGTAGTGACGCTTGTCATTGCATATGTTGCTACCGGAGCTTTTATTGCAATATCATGGATCGTTTCGAAATTACCATTACCTCCGTTGACAATTCCAGAACTATTCGAGACCGAAGGTAAAGAGGAAGAAACATTAGTCCAGCTAGTGCAAAATAGTATTAATCAAGACGCTACTGGAAATAACACTTTTATTTATGTTTTGATTGTTATTATTGTAGGGTTAGTTATTTATCTTTTATTCAAAAGAAAAGCTCATGCTACAAATGACCCTTCTCATAAAGTACAACCGCTAGCCATTAATAACGACGTTAGTCATACAACCATTATGTATGGTAGAGGAATGTATTCATCTCATGGAAATCGAATGATTCGGAAAAGGTTTGACCGTCTTGAACATCATATGGCTAAAAAAGGAAGAGGTCGAAAAGTCAATGAAACTGTCCATGAATGGCTACACCGTCTAGACATCAATCATATTCACGTAGCAGAATTTGAAGCGATTTATAAAAAAGCACGATACGGAGAAGTAGATGTCTCCAAGAAAGAAAAACAACAATTTACACAGACGATAAAAGAGATTAAAAGTCATTCTTCTTAA